The Dunckerocampus dactyliophorus isolate RoL2022-P2 chromosome 1, RoL_Ddac_1.1, whole genome shotgun sequence genome has a segment encoding these proteins:
- the mafba gene encoding transcription factor MafB: MLQQVSAQRWMSQKNYCMKQERREERLIHKSVLATLASSFAYLRKSRDGSMSAELSMGPEIPSSPLALEYVNDFDLMKFDVKKEGLAGLERGGVRQCNRLQPQGSVSSTPISTPCSSVPSSPSFSPTEQKNHLEELYWLPSGGYHQQMDPQTLSLTPEDAVEALIGATNHGHPPPPHVQQQLQQQGAFEGYRGPHHHHSHHGHGQQHHHPYAGAMAHHAEELSAHAGAHNHPHSQHHHHNNNQDPDSPSPVSPEAHQTLHHHRHHHHHHHPHGHLGQSASHHGSAGGLSVEDRFSDEQLVSMSVRELNRHLRGFTKDEVIRLKQKRRTLKNRGYAQSCRFKRVQQKHVLENEKTQLMNQVEQLKAEISRLARERDAYKLKCEKLAGSGPTGGFREAGSTSDNPSSPEFFM; this comes from the coding sequence ATGCTACAGCAAGTCAGTGCACAGCGCTGGATGAGCCAAAAGAACTATTGCATGAAACAAGAAAGGAGAGAAGAGAGGCTGATCCACAAGTCCGTTTTGGCGACGCTTGCAAGCTCATTTGCATACCTGCGAAAGAGTCGCGACGGCAGCATGAGTGCAGAGCTGAGCATGGGCCCGGAGATACCCAGCAGCCCTCTGGCTCTGGAATATGTCAATGATTTTGACCTGATGAAGTTTGACGTCAAGAAGGAGGGTTTGGCCGGGCTGGAGCGCGGAGGAGTGCGTCAGTGTAACCGCCTCCAACCACAGGGCTCGGTGTCCTCCACGCCGATCAGCACACCCTGCAGCTCTGTGCCCTCTTCGCCCAGCTTTAGCCCTACCGAGCAAAAGAACCACCTGGAGGAGTTGTACTGGCTGCCCAGCGGCGGCTACCACCAGCAGATGGACCCACAAACCCTCAGCCTGACCCCCGAGGACGCAGTGGAGGCCCTCATTGGAGCCACGAACCACGGCCACCCTCCGCCTCCGCACGTCCaacagcagctgcagcagcaagGCGCCTTCGAGGGCTACAGGGGTCCGCATCATCACCACAGCCACCACGGCCACGGCCAGCAGCACCACCATCCATACGCGGGGGCCATGGCACACCATGCCGAGGAACTGTCAGCTCACGCGGGAGCACACAACCACCCACACAGccagcaccaccaccacaacaacaaccaGGACCCCGACAGCCCGTCCCCGGTGTCTCCAGAGGCCCACCAAACACtccaccaccaccgccaccatcatcaccaccaccaccctcaTGGTCACCTGGGCCAGTCGGCGTCACACCACGGCTCAGCGGGCGGGCTCAGCGTGGAGGACCGCTTCTCGGACGAGCAGTTGGTCTCCATGTCGGTGCGGGAGCTCAACAGACACCTGCGCGGCTTCACCAAGGACGAGGTGATCCGCCTCAAGCAGAAGCGCAGGACCCTGAAGAACCGTGGCTACGCGCAGTCGTGCAGGTTCAAGCGGGTGCAGCAGAAGCACGTGCTGGAGAACGAGAAGACGCAGCTGATGAACCAGGTGGAGCAGCTCAAGGCGGAGATCAGCCGCCTGGCCAGGGAGAGGGACGCCTACAAACTCAAGTGCGAGAAACTGGCAGGCTCGGGGCCCACCGGTGGTTTCCGTGAAGCGGGCTCGACCAGCGACAACCCCTCATCACCAGAGTTCTTCATGTGA